A window of Daphnia pulicaria isolate SC F1-1A chromosome 10, SC_F0-13Bv2, whole genome shotgun sequence contains these coding sequences:
- the LOC124314133 gene encoding bestrophin-6-like, producing the protein MSSNISMQYSTRNERVNAITEIPLNNLNASQQQTSTAAVPIWHNNTTKHPAISLILDTPAQQSRSPVFGESFLTLFQWKGSIYKALWKHFFIYCALYYLLTVVHKVALNGEQKKAFEALAKYCMTNPPSPTNLIIMLSFFTTTAMQRRFSVQINMAGTSRLISVFVMGLKPNLREGPVIVEHYARWVVLSWVLTYRIVCKPLRDLFPDMTSLQRAGIIQNSAERMILEKMEIEGDPTPRPLVVIDWMILLIKKTHKKGRFAEYKYYLQSVENVLAYKKNCGNTIKFATKNIPYALIQVAVIVVYLYGVFTLMARNFDGVEKSVLLGGIVNYFPAFSSIQFFIFLVWLNFGRTAVNPFGSDDDDIDVKQLLATHIQDSLRLAKLYNQDLSNFLREMPPKANTESSTNQNAAASAAK; encoded by the exons ATGAGTTCCAATATTTCAATGCAGTACAGCACAAGGAACGAGAGGGTTAATGCAATCACTGAGATTCCATTAAACAATCTCAATGCGTCTCAGCAGCAAACTTCGACGGCGGCCGTTCCCATTTGGCACAACAATACGACGAAACATCCTGCCATTTCTTTGATCCTGGATACTCCCGCTCAGCAGAGTAGATCTCCTGTGTTTGGAGAAAGCTTTCTAACTCTCTTTCA GTGGAAAGGAAGTATCTACAAGGCATTATGgaagcatttttttatttactgcgCATTGTATTATCTGCTGACAGTTGTGCATAAAGTTGCCCTAAATGGAGAACAGAAAAA AGCATTTGAGGCTTTGGCGAAATACTGCATGACTAACCCCCCGAGTCCGACGAATTTGATAATCATGTTGTCCTTTTTCACGACAACGGCTATGCAGCGTCGTTTCAGCGTTCAAATCAACATGGCGGGAACGTCCAGACTTATTTCCGTATTCGTCATGGGACTTAAGCCAAATTTACGCGAA GGACCAGTTATTGTTGAACATTACGCTCGTTGGGTGGTTCTTTCTTGGGTTCTTACGTATCGTATCGTCTGCAAACCCTTGAGAGACTTATTTCCG gaCATGACATCACTCCAAAGAGCAG GAATCATACAAAACAGTGCAGAACGGATGATTCTagagaaaatggaaatcgAAGGAGACCCGACTCCGCGTCCTTTAGTAGTGATCGACTGGATGATCCTGTTGATAAAGAAAACGCACAAGAAAGGCCGTTTTGCCGAATATAAATACTACCTCCAATCCGTGGAAAATGTGTTGGCCTACAAGAAAAACTGCGGAAACACTATCAAG TTTGCGACCAAAAACATTCCTTATGCTCTGATTCAG GTGGCGGTAATTGTCGTTTATCTTTATGGGGTATTCACGTTGATGGCACGAAATTTTGACGGAGTTGAGAAGAGCGTTTTACTGGGCGGAATCGTCAATTATTTTCCAGCCTTTTCCAGCATACAG tttttcatttttctcgtcTGGCTGAATTTCGGTCGCACTGCCGTCAACCCCTTTGGTAGCGATGACGACGATATCGACGTGAAACAACTGCTTGCCACTCACATCCAG GATTCCCTCCGATTGGCAAAACTCTACAATCAGGATCTGTCGAATTTCTTAAGAGAAATG CCACCAAAAGCAAATACGGAAAGTTCCACAAACCAAAATGCTGCTGCCTCTGCcgcaaaataa
- the LOC124314170 gene encoding bestrophin-4-like, which yields MTTLTNRTESALCVISMNLLSSQQPAQKQTFRETILILFRWKGSIYKTIWKQMLVYCVLFYSLTIVYKVGLDEEGKIAFRALAKYFSKQTGSLNLMIMLGFFTTTAMQRLFTMHTAMPGTAKLISFFLMSIKQDLPEGPVLVEQFARWAVLSWVLTYRIVSKPLRDLFPDMVSLQRAGLIRENERYLLDRVEPIAANTTPRPLLPIDWMLLLARDCATENRYPDKGNYVKLLDFILGFKKSCGNTIKFATKNLPHALIQAAIIFVYVYGLITLMSRNFDGAEKDVFLEGFVSYVPAMPSLQFFIFLIWLNFGRTAVNPFGSDDDDIDVQQLLKTHVQDSLRLASLYNKELDDIFDNMP from the exons ATGACTACCCTAACCAATCGAACTGAATCGGCGTTATGTGTAATTTCGATGAACCTTCTATCTTCCCAACAACCTGctcaaaaacaaacttttcggGAAaccattttgattcttttccg TTGGAAGGGAAGTATTTACAAGACGATCTGGAAGCAGATGTTGGTGTACTGCGTTCTTTTCTATTCCTTGACAATAGTTTACAAGGTTGGTCTTGACGAAGAAGGCAAAAT AGCATTCAGGGCGCTGgccaaatatttttccaaacaaacGGGTTCCCTAAATCTCATGATAATGTTGGGGTTCTTTACGACAACAGCCATGCAA CGTCTATTCACGATGCACACAGCTATGCCTGGCACGGCTAAACTCATCTCATTTTTCCTGATGTCAATCAAGCAAGATTTACCTGAA GGTCCCGTTCTTGTTGAGCAGTTCGCACGGTGGGCGGTCCTTTCTTGGGTACTAACTTATCGTATCGTCAGCAAACCGCTTCGGGATTTATTTCCG GACATGGTATCACTTCAAAGAGCAG GTTTGATTCGAGAGAACGAGAGGTATCTTCTAGACAGGGTAGAGCCCATTGCCGCAAACACGACCCCACGCCCTCTACTGCCCATCGACT GGATGCTTTTGTTGGCAAGGGATTGTGCAACTGAAAATCGTTACCCCGATAAAGGCAATTACGTCAAACTCCTTGATTTTATCTTGGGCTTCAAGAAAAGCTGTGGCAACACAATAAAG TTTGCAACCAAAAATCTTCCTCACGCTCTCATTCAG GCTGCGATAATATTCGTCTACGTTTATGGACTGATCACGCTGATGTCGCGTAATTTTGATGGAGCAGAGAAGGACGTGTTTTTGGAAGGATTTGTAAGTTACGTCCCCGCAATGCCCAGCTTACAG tttttcattttcctcatTTGGCTTAATTTTGGCCGTACCGCTGTCAATCCCTTTGGTAGCGATGACGACGATATCGACGTCCAACAACTGTTAAAAACTCACGTTCAG GATTCCCTTCGGTTGGCAAGCCTCTATAATAAAGAATTGGATGACATTTTTGACAACATG CCATAG